One stretch of Daphnia pulicaria isolate SC F1-1A chromosome 8, SC_F0-13Bv2, whole genome shotgun sequence DNA includes these proteins:
- the LOC124311366 gene encoding transcription factor A, mitochondrial-like: MYAIRMLPSLSNLGRKASGRPVFISVNYATKRLSIEEKLGFPERPKKPLPPYIDYCQKKFAEFSNVSQKVLPREIIPKFAEEWKLIDKETKTKLMNEYREKLQKYPDTLQQYYLSLTEAQRLELETVRNEKDASAQKRKLRLENRKTGKPIRPVNQFGIFVKEVFPKVSAGDSGKPNVQATLKDICKRWKNLTPEEKAPYKLKFEVADQEYQKKLVEWEDEMVRQGKANLVRVRARPILGLDDSKKFSKETERIKKPMKTK; this comes from the exons aTGTATGCCATTCGAATGTTACCGAGTTTATCAAACCTTGG GAGAAAAGCGAGCGGTCGACCAGTATTTATATCAGTCAATTATGCTACCAAGCGTTTAagcattgaagaaaaattggGCTTCCCAGAAAGACCAAAAAAACCTTTACCTCCATACATTGACTattgccaaaaaaaatttgctgaATTTTCAAATGTGTCCCAAAAAGTTCTACCTAGAG AGATAATCCCAAAGTTTGCTGAAGAATGGAAACTGATAGATAAAGAGACAAAGACAAAGCTGATGAATGAATATcgtgaaaaattacaaaaatatccAGACACTCTACAACaatattatctttcattaacTGAAGCTCAACGTTTGGAATTAGAAACTGTTAGAAATGAAAAGGATGCATCTGCACAGAAGAGAAAATTAAgacttgaaaatagaaaaacagggAAACCTATTCGTCCTGTTAACCAATTTGGAATATTTGTCAAGGAAGTTTTTCCCAAAGTATCAGCAGGAGATTCAGGAAAGCCTAATGTACAA GCTACCTTAAAAGACATTTGCAAAAGATGGAAAAATCTAACTCCGGAAGAGAAAGCACcatacaaattaaaatttgaagtgGCCGATCAGgaatatcaaaagaaattagtCGAATGGGAGGACGAAATGGTTCGACAAGGAAAGGCAAATCTGGTCAGGGTTCGAGCCCGGCCCATTCTTGGTCTAGacgattcgaaaaaattttctaaggaAACGGAACGTATTAAAAAACCAATGAAAACGAAGTAG
- the LOC124311365 gene encoding transcription factor A, mitochondrial-like isoform X1: MFAIRMLRSLTNLGFVYLPKVSGQLWSMNYATVKRLSLEEKLGLPERPKKPSSPYLQFCGQKFTEFSKMHPGSTFTEIAHKLAEAWKLVDIETKTKMMNEFHEKIKTHPEALQQYYSTLTDAQRVQLEAAKKTRMESLKKIRSKFELRKTGKPTRPTGMFGIFVKDVYSKKTNDSTKYFGTGHLKEISKVWNNLTPEEKAPYKFKYEKDEKEYRKKLAEWEEEMIRQGKANLVRSESQPIPVLDESKNSKKLLPLKKQMKGK, from the exons ATGTTTGCTATTCGAATGTTGCGGAGTTTAACCAACCTTGGGTTCGTATATTt GCCAAAAGTAAGTGGCCAATTATGGTCAATGAACTACGCTACTGTTAAGCGTTTGAGTCTTGAAGAAAAATTGGGCTTACCTGAAAGACCAAAGAAACCTTCATCTCCATATCTGCAGTTTTGTGGACAGAAATTTACAGAGTTTTCTAAAATGCACCCTGGATCTACTTTTACAG AGATAGCTCATAAACTTGCAGAAGCATGGAAACTAGTAGACATAGAAACAAAGACCAAGATGATGAATgaatttcatgaaaaaataaagacacaTCCAGAAGCTCTACAGCAATATTACAGCACATTAACTGATGCTCAACGTGTGCAGTTGGAAGCTGCAAAAAAGACTAGGATGGAATCTCTAAAGAAGATAAGATCAAAATTTGAACTGAGAAAAACAGGAAAGCCTACTCGTCCCACTGGCATGTTTGGAATTTTTGTTAAGGATGTTTATTCGAAAAAGACAAATGATTCgacaaaatattttggaaCA GGTCACTTAAAAGAAATCAGTAAAGTGTGGAATAATCTAACTCCCGAAGAGAAAGCACCTTATAAATTCAAGTATGAAAAGGACGAAAAAGAATACCGAAAAAAGTTAGCCGaatgggaagaagaaatgattcGTCAAGGAAAGGCTAACTTGGTCAGGAGTGAGTCACAACCAATTCCTGTTTTAGATGAAtcgaaaaattcgaaaaagttactccctttaaaaaaacaaatgaaaggaAAGTAG
- the LOC124311365 gene encoding transcription factor A, mitochondrial-like isoform X2, producing MFAIRMLRSLTNLGPKVSGQLWSMNYATVKRLSLEEKLGLPERPKKPSSPYLQFCGQKFTEFSKMHPGSTFTEIAHKLAEAWKLVDIETKTKMMNEFHEKIKTHPEALQQYYSTLTDAQRVQLEAAKKTRMESLKKIRSKFELRKTGKPTRPTGMFGIFVKDVYSKKTNDSTKYFGTGHLKEISKVWNNLTPEEKAPYKFKYEKDEKEYRKKLAEWEEEMIRQGKANLVRSESQPIPVLDESKNSKKLLPLKKQMKGK from the exons ATGTTTGCTATTCGAATGTTGCGGAGTTTAACCAACCTTGG GCCAAAAGTAAGTGGCCAATTATGGTCAATGAACTACGCTACTGTTAAGCGTTTGAGTCTTGAAGAAAAATTGGGCTTACCTGAAAGACCAAAGAAACCTTCATCTCCATATCTGCAGTTTTGTGGACAGAAATTTACAGAGTTTTCTAAAATGCACCCTGGATCTACTTTTACAG AGATAGCTCATAAACTTGCAGAAGCATGGAAACTAGTAGACATAGAAACAAAGACCAAGATGATGAATgaatttcatgaaaaaataaagacacaTCCAGAAGCTCTACAGCAATATTACAGCACATTAACTGATGCTCAACGTGTGCAGTTGGAAGCTGCAAAAAAGACTAGGATGGAATCTCTAAAGAAGATAAGATCAAAATTTGAACTGAGAAAAACAGGAAAGCCTACTCGTCCCACTGGCATGTTTGGAATTTTTGTTAAGGATGTTTATTCGAAAAAGACAAATGATTCgacaaaatattttggaaCA GGTCACTTAAAAGAAATCAGTAAAGTGTGGAATAATCTAACTCCCGAAGAGAAAGCACCTTATAAATTCAAGTATGAAAAGGACGAAAAAGAATACCGAAAAAAGTTAGCCGaatgggaagaagaaatgattcGTCAAGGAAAGGCTAACTTGGTCAGGAGTGAGTCACAACCAATTCCTGTTTTAGATGAAtcgaaaaattcgaaaaagttactccctttaaaaaaacaaatgaaaggaAAGTAG
- the LOC124311398 gene encoding uncharacterized protein LOC124311398 produces the protein MSDEIREARRRRILENSEKRLQRILGVNTHLNEPDKQQKEFLATPVITAEHQKVATEPCIIKSSILKEETHLRQRSGVNETVTGSTNPLLGLGIEKNLFEMDGGPLQNGKTNEEHPKNNTPGLLVFLAITSITLLFTGFGVFLGHNVLIPFGIFETYMFVVSKKGNQHQSNSLFNTALMLSGLPQHQLSQLTRTLKIIQTLIQDLCVYLFACFISFKIYAMIN, from the exons ATGTCCGACGAAATTAGGGAAGCAAGAAGACGACGTATATTGGAAAATtcagagaaacgacttcaaaGGATTTTAGGTGTCAACACTCATCTTAATG AACCTgataaacaacaaaaagaatttcttgCCACTCCGGTGATTACTGCTGAACACCAAAAGGTAGCAACGGAACCATGTATCATTAAAAGTTCCATCCTCAAAGAAGAAACTCACCTTAGGCAaagatctggtgtgaatgaaACAGTGACAGGATCAACAAACCCACTACTGGGTCTAGGCATTGAGAAAAATCTATTTGAAATGGATGGAGGTCCACTTCAAAATGGGAAGACAAACGAAGAACATCCAAAGAATAACACCCCTGGATTATTAGTGTTTCTTGCTATAACTTCAATTACTCTACTCTTTACAGGTTTTGGAGTATTTTTGGGCCAT AATGTCCTGATCCCATTTGGAATTTTTGAGACTTACATGTTTGTAGTCAGCAAGAAAGGAAATCAGCATCAGTCAAATAGTTTATTCAACACAGCTCTCATGTTGAGTGGACTTCCCCAACATCAGCTGTCTCAACTAACAAGAACTCTTAAGATTATTCAGACATTAATTCAAGATCTCTGTGTCTACTTGTTTGCTTGTTTTATATCTTTCAAGATTTATGCTATGATTAATTAA
- the LOC124311465 gene encoding ribonuclease H1-like produces MRNMYNQMHPDFTVDRNGYVIVYIDGACPGNGNQGARGGIGVWFGNNHPLNVSEPLRRHEFIHTNPTNQVAEIKAAIRACELLRNYGVQRVVIFTDSQYLIDSITDWIFTWQSNGWRTFQGQPVVHKALYEELLFWTRDFDCVEWSHVPSHYNKADSLAKIGAESY; encoded by the exons ATGCGTAACATGTATAACCAGATGCATCCAG ACTTCACAGTTGACCGCAATGGTTATGTAATTGTCTACATTGATGGTGCCTGCCCTGGAAATGGTAATCAGGGTGCAAGAGGTGGTATTGGTGTGTGGTTTGGAAACAACCATCCATT GAATGTAAGTGAACCATTAAGAAGACATGAATTTATTCATACAAATCCTACCAATCAGGTGGCTGAAATAAAAGCTGCCATCAGAGCATGTGAGCTCTTGAGAAATTATG GTGTCCAACGTGTTGTCATCTTCACCGATTCTCAATACTTGATCGATTCAATAACCGATTGGATTTTCACATGGCAGAGCAATGGCTGGCGGACCTTCCAAGGTCAACCTGTTGTGCACAAAGCTCTGTATGAAGAGCTTCTTTTTTGGACACGAGATTTCGATTGTGTTGAATGG TCTCACGTTCCCTCGCACTACAACAAGGCTGACTCCTTGGCTAAAATAGGTGCTGAAAGCTATTAA
- the LOC124311533 gene encoding protein transport protein Sec61 subunit beta-like: MPSAPASATTVGAGGRSPNAGGSGPRAGSGSTVRQRKTTSSSTTTATRSRAGGTSSGGMWKFYTDDSPGVKVGPVPVLVMSLLFIASVFLLHIWGKYTRS; this comes from the exons ATG CCGTCTGCCCCGGCAAGTGCTACTACAGTCGGTGCTGGAGGCCGTTCACCAAATGCTGGTGGTTCAGGCCCAAGAGCTGGTTCAGGAAGTACAGTGAGACAAAG aaaaaccactAGCAGCAGCACCACAACAGCCACTCGCTCACGTGCAGGAGGCACCAGCTCTGGTGGCATGTGGAAATTTTACACTGATGATTCCCCAGGAGTGAAAGT TGGACCAGTCCCTGTTTTGGTTATGTCTCTTCTCTTCATCGCATCTGTTTTCCTGCTGCACATTTGGGGCAAATACACCCGATCTTAA